In Nocardioides dokdonensis FR1436, the following are encoded in one genomic region:
- a CDS encoding NUDIX hydrolase, whose product MTREQPTLTDGTVTLRPGAADQDASLPFVITVEDHEVGTLTVVRKDDATVRLEGGLEDSQRGRGYATRALRVLVDWSLSAEHEGGLGVSRVEARIPVDAESALRVATRAGLRREGLERMVPDERTTEGYVVLARLATDPPLSEPGAFRALLNSFLPRKRAISQMLVRDHDGRVLLCQLTYKEDWDLPGGVVEVGESPQVAVAREVTEELALEIPAGPLVLTDWLPTWGGWDDALCLVFDGGVHDASITDAIVKQAREIRSAEFCTVEQVRERAADFTARRVESALANLGTGGPAYTESGRG is encoded by the coding sequence GTGACCCGAGAGCAGCCCACCCTGACCGATGGCACGGTCACGCTGCGTCCCGGCGCGGCCGACCAGGACGCCTCGCTCCCCTTCGTCATCACCGTCGAGGACCACGAGGTCGGCACCCTCACCGTGGTGCGCAAGGACGACGCGACCGTCCGCTTGGAGGGCGGCCTCGAGGACTCCCAGCGGGGCCGCGGCTACGCCACCCGGGCGCTGCGGGTGCTGGTCGACTGGTCGCTCAGCGCCGAGCACGAGGGCGGCCTGGGCGTCAGCCGGGTCGAGGCACGGATCCCGGTCGACGCCGAGAGTGCCCTGCGGGTGGCCACCCGCGCCGGGCTGCGCCGCGAGGGTCTGGAGCGGATGGTGCCCGACGAGCGCACTACCGAGGGGTACGTCGTCCTCGCGCGGCTCGCGACCGACCCGCCGCTCAGCGAGCCCGGGGCCTTCCGGGCCCTGCTGAACTCCTTCCTGCCGCGCAAGCGGGCGATCAGCCAGATGCTCGTGCGCGACCACGACGGCCGGGTCCTGCTGTGCCAGCTGACCTACAAGGAGGACTGGGACCTGCCCGGTGGGGTCGTCGAGGTCGGCGAGTCACCGCAGGTCGCGGTGGCCCGCGAGGTCACCGAGGAGCTGGCTCTCGAGATCCCCGCCGGCCCCCTGGTCCTCACCGACTGGCTGCCCACCTGGGGCGGCTGGGACGACGCCCTGTGCCTGGTCTTCGACGGCGGCGTGCACGACGCCTCGATCACCGACGCGATCGTCAAGCAGGCCCGCGAGATCCGCTCCGCGGAGTTCTGCACGGTCGAGCAGGTCCGTGAACGGGCGGCCGACTTCACCGCCCGGCGCGTCGAGTCGGCGCTGGCCAATCTCGGCACCGGTGGTCCGGCGTACACCGAGAGCGGTCGCGGGTAG
- a CDS encoding GNAT family N-acetyltransferase, translating into MGEPSAELLAVCSLDPETLHAWERLAEEALEPNPFFTPGAVLASARHLAGGEQDHLLVVRRGEALDLALPVRRARRYRRVPVPTVRAWGHDDGFLDTPLLRDHDPEGSWSAALDLLHDRGAWWWTFEQLGADGPVRASLEAAARRRGRRPLVLGSVPRPVVRRRAEPTYLDDRMSSSQRRRLGRFRRRLERELEAPVEVVDRAADDLMGALDRFLALEAGGWKGEAGTALLSDPRRAAHFRETVLDAGRRGRVQMWELGSRTTVAAALCAVVEGEGVFHLKTAYDERFASSSPGVQLEVAALEAFHDDPRLQWIDSCAGGRATTPSARLYPDRRSMERVLVPLGGTASRLAAAGLQQAMRRRHG; encoded by the coding sequence GTGGGTGAGCCGAGCGCCGAGCTGCTGGCGGTGTGCTCGCTCGACCCGGAGACCCTCCACGCCTGGGAGCGGCTGGCCGAGGAAGCCCTGGAGCCCAACCCCTTCTTCACCCCCGGGGCGGTGCTGGCCTCCGCCCGGCACCTGGCCGGCGGGGAGCAGGACCACCTCCTCGTCGTCCGCCGCGGCGAGGCCCTCGACCTCGCGCTGCCGGTGCGCCGCGCCCGCCGCTACCGCCGTGTCCCGGTGCCGACCGTGCGGGCCTGGGGTCACGACGACGGGTTCCTGGACACCCCGCTGCTGCGCGACCACGACCCGGAGGGGTCGTGGTCGGCGGCCCTGGACCTGCTCCACGACCGGGGCGCGTGGTGGTGGACCTTCGAGCAGCTGGGCGCCGACGGGCCGGTGCGGGCCTCGCTCGAGGCCGCCGCCCGTCGCCGGGGCCGGCGCCCCCTGGTGCTGGGCTCGGTCCCGCGCCCGGTGGTGCGGCGCCGAGCCGAGCCGACCTACCTCGACGACCGGATGAGCTCGTCGCAGCGTCGTCGCCTCGGCCGGTTCCGTCGTCGGCTGGAGCGCGAGCTGGAAGCACCGGTGGAGGTCGTCGACCGGGCCGCGGACGACCTCATGGGCGCGCTCGACCGGTTCCTCGCCCTCGAGGCCGGGGGATGGAAGGGCGAGGCCGGCACCGCCCTGCTCTCGGACCCGCGGCGGGCCGCGCACTTCCGGGAGACCGTGCTCGACGCCGGCCGTCGGGGTCGCGTCCAGATGTGGGAGCTGGGCAGCCGGACCACCGTGGCGGCCGCGCTGTGCGCGGTCGTGGAGGGCGAGGGCGTCTTCCACCTCAAGACGGCCTACGACGAGCGGTTCGCGTCCAGCTCTCCGGGTGTGCAGCTCGAGGTCGCCGCGCTGGAGGCCTTCCACGACGATCCCCGGCTGCAGTGGATCGACTCCTGCGCCGGTGGGCGCGCCACCACGCCCTCGGCGCGGCTCTACCCCGACCGCCGGTCCATGGAACGGGTCCTCGTGCCCCTGGGCGGCACCGCTTCGCGCCTGGCGGCGGCCGGGCTGCAGCAGGCGATGCGGCGACGCCATGGATGA
- a CDS encoding co-chaperone YbbN: MTQQPFSRPGAIDLSALKRPAQPAPGAGPASGPAAGPTAGAPGAGTGAYVLQVDEQNFQSTIEASMTAPVLLAFYSRTQMPESGQMADDLAALADEFEGRFLVGLVDVDAAPQIAQAVQVQTLPYVVAVLEGRPAPLLQDVVPLEELRGALTQVVQQLTTQGMTGRHQPRQGEAGGEGAAEEQVDPRYAAAQDALGEGDIDRAVAEYQKLVDANPADVEATAGLAIAKVMQRTQGVDLHAARAAAAANPDDVAAQTLCADLDLAGGHVDDAFNRLVDLVRRTSGDDRTAAREHLLGLFAAVGNDDERVLRGRQNLASALF; the protein is encoded by the coding sequence ATGACGCAGCAGCCGTTCTCCCGTCCAGGCGCCATCGACCTCTCCGCGCTCAAGCGCCCCGCCCAGCCCGCACCGGGCGCCGGCCCCGCTTCAGGGCCCGCCGCTGGGCCCACTGCTGGGGCCCCCGGGGCCGGTACCGGCGCCTACGTCCTGCAGGTCGACGAGCAGAACTTCCAGAGCACCATCGAGGCGTCGATGACCGCCCCCGTGCTGCTGGCGTTCTACTCGCGCACCCAGATGCCCGAGAGCGGGCAGATGGCCGACGACCTCGCCGCGCTCGCCGACGAGTTCGAGGGCCGGTTCCTCGTCGGTCTCGTCGACGTCGACGCGGCCCCGCAGATCGCGCAGGCCGTACAGGTCCAGACGCTGCCCTACGTGGTCGCGGTGCTCGAGGGCCGCCCGGCGCCGCTGCTGCAGGACGTCGTGCCGCTCGAGGAGCTGCGGGGTGCGCTCACCCAGGTGGTCCAGCAGCTCACCACCCAGGGCATGACCGGCCGGCACCAGCCCCGCCAGGGCGAGGCCGGCGGCGAGGGCGCCGCGGAGGAGCAGGTCGACCCGCGCTACGCCGCCGCCCAGGACGCGCTCGGTGAGGGCGACATCGACCGCGCGGTCGCGGAGTACCAGAAGCTCGTGGACGCCAACCCGGCCGACGTCGAGGCCACCGCCGGCCTCGCGATCGCCAAGGTCATGCAGCGCACCCAGGGCGTCGACCTGCACGCCGCGCGGGCCGCGGCCGCCGCGAACCCCGACGACGTCGCTGCCCAGACGCTCTGCGCGGACCTCGACCTCGCCGGAGGGCACGTCGACGACGCCTTCAACCGGCTGGTCGACCTCGTGCGGCGCACCAGCGGCGACGACCGCACCGCGGCACGCGAGCACCTGCTCGGGCTCTTCGCCGCCGTCGGCAACGACGACGAGCGGGTGCTGCGCGGTCGCCAGAACCTCGCCTCGGCCCTGTTCTGA
- a CDS encoding ATP-grasp domain-containing protein, protein MSAADPSPPAAGAPRRALVVEGGATHVLAAARCLARAGWEVGVATAGGRPRTSRAVRRCHQVPPAEVAPDAWVDAVAGLVAQHGYDVVFGADDIEVLLLSARRADIGCVVPHCAHDDVLRAIDKLELVRVAESVGLGVPRTEEATASTLAAVDGPVVVKARLHWDPAGAGEARHLLAEVCSSAADATRAAGAMTDGGGVPLLQEALDGGLSALSLVRDRGGRVLGVVQQRSPRLSRRRTSCRAVTVPVDVDLLAGVERLLDELGWWGLANLQFLTVPGDRPRLIDLNGRFYGSLALAVASGVPLPDLWGRTALGEVVEPVPAARVGVRFQSFFEDLSRARLERRGGLVRDVASTVAHLPGAAHPHADLRDPGPGLRLLRDKVVRRG, encoded by the coding sequence GTGTCCGCTGCCGACCCGAGCCCGCCCGCCGCCGGTGCACCCCGGCGGGCGCTGGTCGTGGAGGGCGGCGCCACCCACGTGCTGGCCGCCGCCCGGTGCCTTGCCCGCGCGGGGTGGGAGGTCGGGGTCGCCACGGCGGGCGGGCGTCCGCGCACCTCGCGCGCGGTCCGGCGCTGCCACCAGGTGCCCCCCGCCGAGGTCGCTCCCGACGCCTGGGTCGACGCGGTGGCCGGGCTCGTGGCGCAGCACGGGTACGACGTGGTGTTCGGCGCCGACGACATCGAGGTGCTGCTGCTCTCGGCCCGACGCGCCGACATCGGCTGCGTGGTGCCCCACTGCGCGCACGACGACGTCCTGCGCGCCATCGACAAGCTGGAGCTGGTGCGGGTCGCCGAGAGCGTCGGACTCGGGGTGCCCCGCACCGAGGAGGCCACGGCGTCGACGCTCGCCGCGGTCGACGGCCCCGTGGTGGTCAAGGCACGACTGCACTGGGACCCGGCCGGCGCCGGCGAGGCCCGACACCTGCTGGCGGAGGTCTGCTCGAGCGCGGCGGACGCCACCCGGGCGGCCGGAGCCATGACCGACGGCGGCGGGGTGCCGCTGCTCCAGGAGGCCCTGGACGGGGGACTGAGCGCCCTCTCGCTGGTGCGTGACCGGGGCGGACGCGTGCTCGGCGTGGTCCAGCAGCGCAGCCCCCGGCTCTCGCGGCGGCGCACCAGCTGCCGGGCGGTGACGGTGCCGGTCGACGTGGACCTGCTGGCGGGGGTCGAGCGGCTGCTGGACGAGCTCGGGTGGTGGGGGTTGGCGAACCTGCAGTTCCTCACGGTGCCCGGGGACCGGCCGCGGCTGATCGACCTCAACGGGCGGTTCTACGGCAGCCTCGCGCTCGCGGTGGCCAGCGGCGTCCCGCTGCCGGACCTGTGGGGTCGCACGGCCCTGGGTGAGGTCGTCGAACCGGTGCCCGCCGCGCGGGTGGGGGTGCGCTTCCAGTCGTTCTTCGAGGACCTGTCCCGCGCCCGGCTGGAGCGACGGGGCGGGCTGGTCCGCGACGTCGCGTCCACGGTGGCCCACCTCCCCGGCGCGGCGCACCCGCACGCCGACCTGCGCGACCCGGGCCCCGGGCTGCGGCTGTTGCGCGACAAGGTGGTGCGCCGTGGGTGA
- a CDS encoding FAD-binding oxidoreductase, which translates to MTMTAPATAAPWDDLTPQLHGPLVLPTDTDYDEVRAVYNGMIDRHPAAIVRCRDAVDVVAALGFAREHGLDVAIRGGGHNAGGLGMWDDALVVDLSLMRAVRVDPTSSTVRVDGGCTWQDVDHATVGFGLATPAGFLSSTGVGGLTLGGGVGYLSRRYGLTVDNLLSADVVLADGTLVTADATHHPDLFWALRGGGGNFGVVTSFEFRCHPIGEGGQVIGGPVLYDIGDTADVLRWYRELLPSLPEELSGWFGVMTIPPAPPFPEELWGRKACGIVWCYTGPHDRADEVLDPVRSFGSPLVVGMHEMPFNVLQSAFNALYPAGLQWYWRADMYETISDEAIDVHSRFGESLPTGHSTMHLYPIDGAAARVSQDATAFSYRGGGWAGVMVGVSPDPVDNAAMTEWAKSYWSELHPTSAGGAYVNFMMDEGEDRVRAAYRGNYARLTQVKAAYDPTNFFHVNQNIRPA; encoded by the coding sequence ATGACCATGACCGCACCCGCCACGGCCGCCCCGTGGGACGACCTGACCCCGCAGCTGCACGGGCCCCTCGTGCTGCCCACCGACACCGACTACGACGAGGTCCGGGCGGTGTACAACGGCATGATCGACCGCCACCCGGCGGCGATCGTGCGGTGCCGCGACGCCGTCGACGTCGTCGCCGCGCTCGGCTTCGCTCGCGAGCACGGCCTCGACGTCGCCATCCGCGGCGGCGGCCACAACGCGGGCGGGCTCGGGATGTGGGACGACGCGCTCGTGGTCGACCTGTCCCTGATGCGCGCGGTGCGGGTGGACCCCACCTCGTCCACCGTGCGCGTGGACGGCGGCTGCACCTGGCAGGACGTCGACCACGCCACCGTCGGGTTCGGGCTCGCCACCCCGGCCGGCTTCCTCAGCTCCACGGGCGTCGGCGGGCTGACGCTCGGCGGCGGGGTCGGCTACCTCAGCCGCCGCTACGGGCTCACCGTCGACAACCTGCTCTCCGCCGACGTGGTCCTGGCCGACGGCACCCTGGTCACCGCCGACGCCACCCACCACCCCGACCTGTTCTGGGCGCTGCGCGGCGGCGGTGGCAACTTCGGGGTCGTGACCTCCTTCGAGTTCCGGTGCCATCCCATCGGCGAGGGCGGTCAGGTCATCGGTGGCCCGGTGCTCTACGACATCGGGGACACCGCGGACGTGCTGCGGTGGTACCGCGAACTGCTGCCCTCGCTGCCCGAGGAGCTCAGCGGCTGGTTCGGCGTGATGACCATCCCGCCGGCACCCCCGTTCCCCGAGGAGCTGTGGGGGCGCAAGGCCTGCGGCATCGTCTGGTGCTACACCGGACCCCACGACCGCGCCGACGAGGTGCTCGACCCGGTGCGCAGCTTCGGGTCACCGCTCGTCGTCGGGATGCACGAGATGCCCTTCAACGTGCTGCAGTCGGCCTTCAACGCGCTCTACCCCGCAGGTCTGCAGTGGTACTGGCGCGCCGACATGTACGAGACGATCAGCGATGAGGCGATCGACGTGCACAGCCGCTTCGGGGAGTCGCTGCCCACCGGGCACTCGACGATGCACCTCTACCCGATCGACGGGGCCGCCGCCCGGGTCTCCCAGGACGCCACGGCCTTCTCCTACCGCGGCGGCGGCTGGGCCGGGGTGATGGTGGGGGTCAGTCCCGACCCCGTCGACAACGCTGCGATGACCGAGTGGGCCAAGAGCTACTGGTCCGAGCTGCACCCGACCTCGGCCGGCGGCGCCTACGTCAACTTCATGATGGACGAGGGCGAGGACCGGGTGCGGGCGGCCTACCGGGGCAACTACGCCCGGCTGACGCAGGTGAAGGCGGCCTACGACCCGACCAACTTCTTCCACGTCAACCAGAACATCAGGCCCGCCTGA
- a CDS encoding EI24 domain-containing protein: MGGAARGASYVGAGFAMWRRRPGLMLLGMVPALVVLLVVLGALVALLLHLPELVTWATPFADDWADALRSLLRVGLGVLLVVAFLVLTSVSFTAVTLTVGEPFYERIWRATETMLGGEVPESGLSFWRSAADSLVLVLVGLLTAVGVFVVGLLPLVGAVVGALVGLAVSGWLLAGELLARPLEARGMDRHARRDALRAHRSTVLGFGMSTQLCFLVPFGAVAVMPAAVVGATLLAREVLGEPVPRDALRGA; the protein is encoded by the coding sequence GTGGGCGGAGCGGCCCGCGGGGCGTCGTACGTCGGTGCCGGGTTCGCGATGTGGCGCCGGAGGCCGGGGCTGATGCTGCTCGGCATGGTGCCGGCCCTGGTGGTGCTGCTGGTCGTGCTCGGCGCCCTGGTCGCGCTGCTGCTCCACCTCCCGGAGCTGGTCACCTGGGCCACGCCGTTCGCCGACGACTGGGCCGACGCGCTGCGGTCCCTGCTGCGCGTGGGGCTCGGGGTGCTGCTGGTCGTGGCGTTCCTGGTGCTGACCTCGGTGAGCTTCACCGCGGTGACGCTCACCGTCGGGGAACCGTTCTACGAGCGGATCTGGCGCGCGACCGAGACGATGCTGGGCGGTGAGGTGCCCGAGTCGGGGCTGTCGTTCTGGCGCTCGGCCGCCGACTCCCTGGTCCTGGTGCTCGTCGGGCTGCTCACCGCGGTGGGTGTCTTCGTGGTCGGCCTGCTGCCCCTGGTGGGCGCGGTCGTCGGCGCCCTGGTCGGTCTCGCCGTCTCGGGCTGGCTGCTGGCCGGTGAGCTGCTGGCCCGTCCGCTGGAGGCGCGCGGCATGGACCGGCACGCCCGCCGCGACGCGCTGCGGGCCCACCGCTCGACGGTGCTCGGCTTCGGCATGAGCACCCAGCTGTGCTTCCTGGTGCCGTTCGGTGCCGTGGCGGTGATGCCGGCCGCCGTCGTCGGCGCCACGCTGCTCGCCCGCGAGGTGCTGGGCGAGCCGGTGCCCCGGGACGCCCTGCGAGGCGCGTGA
- a CDS encoding ATP-binding protein, whose product MLHVKVLGERSALDDVTGEVRTRSTRTIALIAYLALHPGTPQPRTRIAETFWPDSEQQQALTNLRRELLELRRLLDGDGSLVVTGTDLTWTGTGACRVDLSEHLAARERAGGSTSSNADALLVHGEQALADYGGDLLPGLYDDWVLEQRAALVDGARELCAQVAAAAAAAQRWDLAVRVARRRIALDPLDETAYRELMRLQAAHGDRAGALSTYHRCAAVLEEQLGVPPDPESQRLRDDLVAPADDDDAPRPDRPLRPPRVTAGPPRSGLVARGRELEWLERVYADVERGALRTVLVTGEPGVGKSRLVRELLHRVTARGARVATAHCYGTADRLPLGPVAEWLGEPALSSWSETLPPRWRTEVERLLPRDDAQLRSADTRGVVDVWQRHHFFHGLCEALRPPGRPVVLVLENLQWCDQETLELLTFLRSLQPRRPVLVLLTARSHELTASPAHTAWVRRARAVAPVRELAVRPLGPDGSAELLHRLSPRIGAEQAALLHAASGGFPLHLVEAVRRDPDGERLTAGSPDLMAVLRGRFEALGPECRAVVELASAVGREFRLDLLCAASDLPPQAVVGAVDELWRLRILAVQRDRYDFSHDLLRRAAYEQLTPPARWLLHQRLATALEQLHAHDLDPVAGRLADQYARAGSPDRACDLFHRAAVLADDVFAYSDAVELFGRSLGLLADLPPGAGRDAREIRSLTGLARALNASRGYSDPDLADALSRVVALAEQAAMVPTTVDALVGLWAARFVQGDILRAHEIAVKALALSESVTDPGAAPDLLRAQAHFAGGGSTLSLGRPADSLAHFARATALGADDASLSIGSHPAVHALAWSAHAHWLLGSPDTARECAAEAIARARALAHPYTLTITLGYAALTHQLLDHRADLQACADELEVVSRRHGFAYYADWGEVLAGWSADDASSARRMQDAISRLRHVGAFARMPYWLSLLADRTPDPDRALALLDAATVSARSRHDVWWLPDVLRRRAALLTTASAVPLLEQARDLALQHGSVALQRRCERDLASRRTLAERHRS is encoded by the coding sequence ATGCTGCACGTGAAGGTGCTGGGTGAACGCAGCGCCCTCGACGACGTCACCGGAGAGGTGCGCACCCGCTCGACGCGCACCATCGCGCTCATCGCCTACCTCGCCCTGCACCCGGGCACCCCCCAGCCACGCACCCGGATCGCCGAGACGTTCTGGCCCGACTCCGAGCAGCAGCAGGCCCTGACGAACCTGCGGCGCGAGCTGCTGGAGCTGCGTCGGCTGCTCGACGGGGACGGTTCCCTCGTCGTGACCGGCACCGACCTGACCTGGACCGGCACCGGCGCGTGCCGCGTCGACCTCAGCGAGCACCTGGCCGCTCGTGAGCGCGCGGGCGGCTCGACCTCGAGCAACGCCGACGCCCTGCTCGTCCACGGCGAGCAGGCGCTGGCCGACTACGGCGGGGACCTGCTGCCCGGCCTCTACGACGACTGGGTCCTGGAGCAGCGTGCGGCCCTCGTCGACGGGGCGCGCGAGCTGTGCGCCCAGGTGGCCGCTGCCGCTGCGGCGGCCCAGCGCTGGGACCTCGCGGTCCGGGTCGCGCGACGGCGCATCGCCCTGGACCCGCTGGACGAGACCGCCTACCGCGAGCTGATGCGCCTGCAGGCCGCCCACGGGGACCGGGCCGGCGCCCTGAGCACCTACCACCGGTGCGCGGCCGTGCTCGAGGAGCAGCTGGGCGTGCCCCCGGACCCGGAGAGCCAGCGGCTGCGCGACGACCTGGTCGCGCCGGCCGACGACGACGACGCCCCCCGACCCGACCGTCCCCTCCGGCCGCCGCGGGTCACCGCCGGGCCGCCGCGCAGCGGCCTGGTGGCGCGCGGGCGCGAGCTGGAGTGGCTCGAGCGGGTCTACGCCGACGTCGAGCGGGGCGCGCTGCGCACGGTGCTGGTCACCGGCGAGCCCGGCGTCGGGAAGTCCCGTCTGGTCCGCGAGCTGCTGCACCGCGTGACGGCTCGCGGTGCGCGGGTCGCCACGGCGCACTGCTACGGCACCGCCGACCGGCTGCCGCTGGGGCCCGTCGCGGAGTGGCTGGGCGAGCCGGCGCTGAGCAGCTGGTCGGAGACCCTCCCACCGCGCTGGCGCACCGAGGTCGAGCGGCTGCTTCCCCGCGACGACGCCCAGCTGCGCTCCGCCGACACCCGGGGCGTCGTCGACGTCTGGCAGCGCCACCACTTCTTCCACGGCCTGTGCGAGGCCCTGCGCCCGCCCGGCCGGCCCGTGGTGCTGGTCCTGGAGAACCTGCAGTGGTGCGACCAGGAGACCCTCGAGCTGCTGACCTTCCTGCGCAGCCTCCAGCCCCGGCGCCCGGTGCTGGTGCTGCTGACCGCCCGCTCCCACGAGCTGACCGCCAGCCCCGCCCACACCGCGTGGGTACGCCGCGCCCGGGCGGTGGCCCCGGTGCGCGAGCTGGCCGTGCGTCCCCTCGGGCCGGACGGCAGCGCCGAGCTGCTGCACCGGCTCTCGCCGCGGATCGGGGCCGAGCAGGCCGCGCTGCTGCACGCCGCCTCCGGCGGATTCCCGCTGCACCTGGTCGAGGCGGTGCGCCGCGACCCCGACGGGGAGCGGCTCACCGCCGGGTCCCCGGACCTGATGGCGGTGCTGCGGGGCCGCTTCGAGGCGCTCGGTCCCGAGTGCCGCGCTGTCGTGGAGCTCGCCTCGGCCGTCGGGCGCGAGTTCCGCCTGGACCTGCTGTGCGCCGCCTCCGACCTGCCGCCGCAGGCCGTCGTCGGGGCCGTCGACGAGCTGTGGCGCCTGCGCATCCTGGCGGTCCAGCGCGACCGCTACGACTTCTCCCACGACCTGCTGCGCCGAGCGGCGTACGAGCAGCTCACGCCGCCGGCGCGGTGGCTGCTGCACCAGCGGCTGGCCACCGCCCTGGAGCAGCTGCACGCCCACGACCTGGACCCGGTGGCGGGACGCCTGGCCGACCAGTACGCCCGCGCCGGGTCGCCGGACCGGGCCTGCGACCTCTTCCACCGTGCGGCAGTGCTGGCCGACGACGTCTTCGCCTACTCCGACGCGGTCGAGCTGTTCGGCCGGTCGTTGGGCCTCCTGGCCGACCTGCCGCCGGGCGCGGGCCGCGACGCGCGCGAGATCCGCTCGCTCACCGGCCTGGCCCGCGCGCTCAACGCCTCGCGCGGCTACTCGGACCCCGACCTCGCCGACGCCCTGAGCCGCGTCGTCGCGCTCGCGGAGCAGGCCGCGATGGTCCCGACCACGGTCGATGCGCTCGTGGGCCTGTGGGCCGCCCGGTTCGTGCAGGGCGACATCCTCCGCGCCCACGAGATCGCCGTGAAGGCGCTGGCCCTGAGCGAGTCCGTGACCGACCCGGGAGCCGCACCCGACCTGTTGCGGGCGCAGGCGCACTTCGCCGGTGGGGGCTCCACGCTGTCGCTCGGCCGGCCCGCGGACTCGTTGGCCCACTTCGCCCGGGCCACGGCCCTGGGCGCCGACGACGCGTCCCTGAGCATCGGCAGCCACCCGGCCGTGCACGCCCTGGCCTGGTCGGCGCACGCGCACTGGTTGCTGGGCAGCCCGGACACCGCCCGCGAGTGCGCGGCGGAGGCCATCGCCCGGGCCCGCGCCCTGGCCCACCCGTACACGCTGACCATCACCCTCGGGTACGCCGCGCTGACCCACCAGCTGCTGGACCACCGGGCGGACCTGCAGGCCTGCGCCGACGAGCTCGAGGTGGTGAGCAGACGCCACGGGTTCGCCTACTACGCCGACTGGGGCGAGGTCCTGGCCGGGTGGAGCGCCGACGACGCCTCGAGCGCCCGACGCATGCAGGACGCGATCAGCCGGCTGCGCCACGTGGGGGCGTTCGCGCGGATGCCGTACTGGCTCTCCCTGCTGGCCGACCGCACGCCCGACCCCGACCGGGCCCTCGCGCTCCTCGACGCCGCCACGGTCAGCGCCCGCAGCCGCCACGACGTGTGGTGGCTGCCCGACGTGCTGCGTCGTCGGGCGGCGCTGCTGACGACCGCGTCCGCCGTTCCCCTGCTCGAGCAGGCCCGGGACCTGGCGCTCCAGCACGGCAGCGTCGCACTGCAGCGCCGCTGCGAACGGGACCTGGCCTCCCGGCGAACGCTCGCCGAACGGCACCGCTCCTAG
- a CDS encoding maltokinase N-terminal cap-like domain-containing protein encodes MTDPTSTPDLPVAPDREVFVDYLGRTRWFGGKGRPFTVSDVRRVGTVPGAVADGPVVLLCLVEVTYDDVVAGADDRVEHYQVPLALYPEPQQRIEHALVATWQDPDRGLLHGYDALHDREAMACWLRSFDRAAGEVGGNLVDGASSLAFHRLAGHDLDLDTHSTLFSGEQSNSSVAFGEDALMKVFRKVTPGVNPDVQVHEVLSRVGSTDVAALYGWVDWVDPEQREEGTDRPGPGGVMQLAMLQQFLRTASDGWDLALASVRDLYREPDLHASEAGGDFAGEATRLGHTLRAVHDLLAEHFPTGSASGADLAATMSGRLPAALAAAPGLEAHRGALEALFEQVRALGEVPVQRVHGDLHLGQTLRTALGWKIVDFEGEPAKPLHERLLPDSPWRDVAGMLRSFDYAPRVVERTWAEDDPDGVELRTRKAAEWANRSKNHFLVAYAGEHISPEHRTLLHAYIADKAVYETVYETRNRPTWVDIPLRAVAEIGAS; translated from the coding sequence GTGACCGACCCGACGAGCACGCCCGACCTGCCTGTCGCCCCCGACCGCGAGGTCTTCGTCGACTACCTGGGCCGCACCCGGTGGTTCGGCGGCAAGGGCCGCCCCTTCACCGTCAGCGACGTACGCCGCGTGGGCACGGTCCCGGGCGCGGTCGCGGACGGACCGGTGGTGCTGCTCTGCCTGGTGGAGGTGACCTACGACGACGTCGTGGCCGGCGCCGACGACCGCGTGGAGCACTACCAGGTGCCGCTGGCGCTCTACCCCGAGCCGCAGCAACGCATCGAGCACGCGCTGGTCGCCACCTGGCAGGACCCCGACCGCGGCCTGCTGCACGGCTACGACGCGCTGCACGACCGGGAGGCGATGGCCTGCTGGCTGCGCTCCTTCGACCGGGCCGCCGGCGAGGTCGGCGGCAACCTCGTCGACGGCGCCAGCTCGCTGGCCTTCCACCGGTTGGCGGGCCACGACCTGGACCTCGACACGCACTCGACGTTGTTCTCGGGCGAGCAGTCGAACTCCTCGGTCGCCTTCGGCGAGGACGCCCTGATGAAGGTGTTCCGCAAGGTCACGCCCGGGGTCAACCCGGACGTGCAGGTGCACGAGGTGCTGAGCCGGGTCGGCTCGACCGACGTGGCCGCGCTCTACGGCTGGGTGGACTGGGTCGACCCCGAGCAGCGCGAGGAGGGCACCGACCGGCCCGGGCCGGGCGGGGTGATGCAGCTGGCGATGCTGCAGCAGTTCCTGCGCACCGCCTCCGACGGCTGGGACCTCGCGCTCGCCAGCGTCCGCGACCTCTACCGCGAGCCCGACCTGCACGCCTCCGAGGCCGGCGGCGACTTCGCCGGCGAGGCCACCCGGCTGGGTCACACCCTGCGTGCGGTGCACGACCTGCTCGCGGAGCACTTCCCGACCGGCTCCGCGTCCGGAGCCGACCTGGCCGCCACGATGAGCGGCCGGCTCCCGGCGGCCCTCGCTGCCGCCCCCGGGCTGGAGGCGCACCGCGGCGCGCTCGAGGCGCTGTTCGAGCAGGTGCGGGCACTCGGCGAGGTGCCGGTCCAGCGGGTGCACGGCGACCTGCACCTGGGCCAGACCCTGCGCACCGCCCTGGGCTGGAAGATCGTCGACTTCGAGGGCGAGCCGGCCAAGCCGCTCCACGAGCGGCTCCTGCCCGACTCGCCCTGGCGCGACGTCGCCGGGATGCTGCGCTCCTTCGACTACGCCCCGCGCGTGGTCGAGCGGACCTGGGCCGAGGACGACCCCGACGGGGTCGAGCTGCGCACCCGCAAGGCCGCCGAGTGGGCCAACCGCAGCAAGAACCACTTCCTCGTCGCCTACGCCGGCGAACACATCAGCCCCGAGCACCGGACGCTGCTGCACGCCTACATCGCCGACAAGGCCGTCTACGAGACCGTCTACGAGACCCGCAACCGGCCGACCTGGGTGGACATCCCGCTCCGGGCCGTGGCCGAGATCGGAGCGTCATGA